A genomic stretch from Podospora pseudoanserina strain CBS 124.78 chromosome 3, whole genome shotgun sequence includes:
- a CDS encoding hypothetical protein (EggNog:ENOG503NTZE; COG:Q), which translates to MAGGPPSGAASTIGTGDTLADQHPYQDRRRSFMVDADASELQRIASVLSRHQSHVRQPTAKDDPTLDPESDHFDVTRWVRHFVGQLNKQGHKATNLGVVFRDLDVFGSGSALQLQETVDSVLLAPFRLGELFGSHKKERKQILHGFNGLLKSGELLAVLGRPGSGCSTFLKSLCGELYGLDVGKRSVIHYNGASQAQMKKEFKGEVVYNQEVDKHFPHLTVGQTLEHAAAMRTPSNRAEGMSRSEYCQYIARVVMAVFGLSHTYHTKVGNDYVRGVSGGERKRVSIAEMMVAGSPISAWDNSTRGLDSTSALKFVQALRLYSNIAGSANAVAMYQASQAIYDEFDKTTVLYAGRQIYFGPANAAKAFFERQGWFCPPRQTTGDFLTSVTNPEERIPRPGMEQKVPRTPEDFEQYWLASPEFKALQEEMAAYDQEFQGERQIQSLSHLRETKNHKQAKHVRQGSPYIISIPMQIKHNTVRAYQRVWNDISATLVNVGANLILALIIGSIFYGNPDATVGFEGKGSVLFMAILLNALTAISEIDSLYDQRPIVEKHHSYAFYHPATEAAAGIVADLPIKFAAAVVFNLIAYFLAGLGRTPSQFFLYFLISYISTFVMSAIFRTLAAITRTVSQAMALAGVLALALVMYTGYIIPVPQMHPWFGWIRWINPIYYAFEILVANEFHGREFTCSDIIPPYSPPQGSSWICASAGAVAGRPTVNGDAYISVAYQYTYDHVWRNFGILIGFLIFFMGVYFAAVELNSSVTSTAEALVFQRAHVPSHLQKGRDEERGGEGGAAAERGAQDPENSAIEPQKDIFTWKDVVYDIDVKEGKRRLLDHVSGWVKPGTLTALMGASGAGKTTLLDVLAQRTSIGVVTGDMLVNGRPFGADFQRQTGYVQQQDLHLDTATVRESLRFSAMLRRPKTVSKAEKFAFVEEVIKMLGMEEYANAVVGIPGEGLNVEQRKLLTIGVELVAKPKLLLFLDEPTSGLDSQSAWAICVFLRKLADAGQAVLCTIHQPNAILFQQFDRLLFLAKGGKTVYFGNIGHNSKSLLEYFEHHGARHCGDDENPAEYMLEIVAEGVNNKGQDWHSVWKDSDEFRDVLAEIDRIHSSSQKDTVAAPAAGETNSEFAMPFHAQVWEVTRRIFQQYWRMPGYVLAKFALGIMSGLFIGFTFYQADGTQGGMRNIVFAVFMVTTIFTTLVQQIQPLFITQRSLYEVRERPSKAYSWKAFLIANIVVEIPYQILTGILTYVCFYYPVVGTGQASSRQGLILLFIIQLFIYASAFAHMTIVAMPDAHAAAGIVILLTMMSTIFSGVLQTRIALPGFWVFMYYVSPFTYWISGIVSTVLHERPVECSVSETLIFDPPQGMNCAQYLSPLAGQGSGSLQNPFDTEGCRYCGFGVADQYLAGVDIFWEDRWRNFGIMWAYIAFNIAVAIGVYYIFRVRKMTKK; encoded by the exons ATGGCGGGAGGACCACCGAGCGGTGCCGCGAGCACGATCGGGACAGGCGACACACTGGCTGACCAGCATCCTTACCAGGACAGGCGTCGTTCCTTCAtggttgatgctgatgccTCGGAACTCCAAAGAATCGCATCTGTTCTCTCTCGACATCAATCTCATGTGCGTCAACCCACTGCAAAGGACGACCCTACACTGGATCCCGAATCAGACCATTTCGATGTGACGCGATGGGTACGCCATTTTGTCGGACAACTCAACAAGCAAGGCCACAAGGCAACCAACCTGGGTGTTGTTTTTCGGGACCTGGATGTCTTTGGGTCGGGTTCAGCTCTGCAGCTTCAAGAGACGGTCGATTCAGTTCTTCTCGCCCCCTTTCGACTCGGAGAACTATTCGGCAGTCACAAAAAGGAGCGGAAGCAAATTCTGCATGGTTTCAACGGCTTGCTCAAGAGTGGCGAGCTTCTAGCTGTTCTGGGCCGTCCTGGATCAGGATGCAGCACCTTTCTCAAGAGCCTCTGCGGAGAGCTGTACGGCTTGGACGTCGGCAAGCGGTCCGTCATTCATTATAATGGCGCCTCTCAGGCTcagatgaagaaggagttCAAGGGCGAGGTTGTGTATAACCAAGAGGTCGACAAGCACTTTCCCCATCTCACAGTCGGTCAAACCCTTGAACACGCCGCTGCAATgcgcaccccctccaaccggGCCGAGGGCATGTCGAGATCTGAATACTGCCAGTACATCGCCCGCGTCGTCATGGCTGTTTTTGGCCTCAGTCACACCTATCACACCAAGGTGGGAAATGACTACGTACGAGGTGTCTCCGGTGGCGAACGAAAGAGGGTCAGTATTGccgagatgatggtggccgGCTCTCCCATCTCGGCTTGGGACAACAGCACACGAGGTCTTGACTCGACTTCAGCCCTCAAATTTGTCCAGGCCCTTCGACTCTATTCCAACATTGCTGGCTCGGCAAATGCCGTGGCCATGTACCAAGCCAGTCAAGCCATTTACGACGAATTCGACAAGACAACAGTCCTTTATGCCGGCCGTCAAATCTACTTTGGCCCTGCCAATGCGGCAAAAGCTTTCTTTGAGCGTCAGGGCTGGTTCtgccctcctcgtcaaaccACTGGTGACTTTTTGACATCAGTTACTAACCCCGAAGAACGCATCCCTCGACCTGGCATGGAACAAAAGGTGCCACGGACGCCCGAGGACTTTGAGCAGTACTGGCTTGCTTCGCCCGAGTTCAAGGCCCTCCAAGAAGAAATGGCCGCGTATGACCAAGAGTTTCAGGGAGAGCGTCAGATCCAAAGTCTGAGCCATCTGCGAGAGACCAAGAATCACAAGCAGGCCAAACACGTCCGCCAAGGTTCCCCATacatcatcagcatccccATGCAGATCAAGCACAACACTGTTCGCGCCTACCAGAGGGTTTGGAACGATATCTCGGCCACTCTGGTCAATGTCGGTGCTAATCTGATCCTGGCCCTCATTATCGGTTCCATTTTTTACGGCAACCCCGATGCCACTGTCGGTTTTGAAGGCAAGGGATCTGTCTTGTTCATGGCCATCCTGTTGAACGCCCTCACCGCCATCTCGGAAATCGATAGTCTTTACGATCAGCGACCCATTGTCGAAAAACATCACTCCTACGCGTTTTACCATCCCGCCAccgaagcagcagctggcaTTGTGGCCGACTTGCCCATCAAGTTTGCTGCGGCTGTCGTGTTCAATCTCATTGCCTACTTTCTAGCCGGCCTTGGCCGGACACCCTCTCAATTCTTTCTCTACTTTTTGATCTCGTACATTTCGACTTTTGTCATGAGCGCCATTTTCCGGACTCTGGCGGCCATCACCAGAACCGTCTCTCAGGCCATGGCGTTGGCTGGTGTGTTGGCCTTGGCACTGGTCATGTACACTGGCTACATTATTCCTGTGCCGCAGATGCACCCCTGGTTTGGCTGGATTCGGTGGATCAACCCCATCTACTACGCTTTCGAGATCCTGGTCGCCAACGAGTTCCACGGGAGGGAATTCACTTGCTCGGACATTATCCCGCCATACTCTCCTCCGCAAGGCTCGAGTTGGATCTGTGCCAGTGCTGGAGCGGTCGCTGGAAGGCCAACCGTCAACGGAGATGCATACATCTCTGTGGCCTACCAGTACACGTACGATCACGTCTGGAGAAACTTTGGCATCCTCATCggcttcttgatctttttCATGGGCGTGTATTTTGCCGCCGTGGAGCTCAACTCATCCGTGACCAGCACAGCCGAAGCCTTGGTCTTTCAGCGTGCCCATGTCCCTTCTCACTTGCAAAAGGGTAGAGACGAAGAGcgcgggggagagggcggtgcTGCGGCGGAAAGGGGAGCTCAAGACCCCGAGAATAGTGCCATTGAGCCTCAGAAGGACATCTTCACTTGGAAAGATGTGGTGTACGATATTGAtgtcaaggagggcaagcGTCGGCTGTTGGACCATGTCTCTGGATGGGTGAAACCAGGTACGCTTACGGCTCTCATGGGCGCTTCTGGCGCCGGCAAGACGACATTATTGGACGTTCTCGCCCAGCGCACCAGCATCGGCGTTGTCACCGGGGACATGCTTGTCAACGGCAGGCCATTCGGGGCCGACTTTCAGCGTCAAACCGGTTATGTGCAACAACAAG ATCTCCATCTGGATACGGCGACTGTGAGAGAAAGTCTCCGTTTCAGCGCCATGCTTCGCCGCCCCAAGACGGTTTCCAAAGCAGAAAAATTTGCGTTTGTCGAAGAAGTCATCAAGATGCTCGGCATGGAGGAATATGCCAACGCTGTTGTTGGCATTCCAGGCGAGGGCCTCAACGTCGAACAACGAAAACTTCTCACGATTGGCGTTGAGCTGGTGGCTAAACCCAAACTGTTGCTATTCTTGGATGAGCCCACCAGCGGCCTTGACTCGCAGAGCGCCTGGGCCATTTGCGTCTTTCTGCGTAAGCTCGCCGATGCTGGCCAGGCTGTGTTGTGCACTATTCATCAGCCCAATGCCATCTTGTTTCAACAATTTGACCGGCTCCTGTTCCTGGCCAAGGGGGGAAAGACAGTCTACTTTGGAAACATTGGACATAACTCCAAGTCCCTGTTGGAATACTTTGAGCACCATGGAGCCAGGCACTGCGGCGACGATGAGAATCCTGCCGAGTACATGCTCGAGATTGTGGCCGAAGGCGTCAACAATAAGGGCCAGGACTGGCATTCGGTCTGGAAGGACAGCGACGAGTTCAGGGATGTTCTCGCCGAGATTGACAGGATCCATTCTTCTTCACAAAAAGACACCGTCGCCGCTCCTGCTGCGGGAGAGACAAACTCGGAGTTTGCCATGCCGTTCCATGCGCAGGTCTGGGAGGTGACACGGCGCATCTTTCAGCAGTACTGGAGAATGCCGGGATATGTCCTGGCCAAGTTCGCACTGGGAATCATGTCCGGCCTCTTTATTGGTTTCACCTTTTACCAAGCCGACGGGACCCAGGGTGGTATGAGAAATATTGTTTTTGCAGTGTTCAtggtcaccaccatctttaCCACACTTGTGCAGCAG ATCCAacccctcttcatcacccaaCGATCTCTCTACGAAGTTCGTGAGCGCCCTTCCAAGGCGTATTCCTGGAAGGCGTTCCTCATCGCCAATATCGTCGTCGAGATTCCCTATCAGATCCTCACGGGCATCCTCACATATGTGTGCTTTTACTATCCCGTTGTCGGCACAGGCCAGGCATCTTCCCGCCAGGGCCTCATCCtgctcttcatcatccagctGTTCATATACGCCAGCGCCTTTGCGCACATGACCATAGTCGCCATGCCGGATGCCCACGCCGCAGCTGGCATTGTCATCCTCCTGACCATGATGAGCACCATCTTTAGCGGTGTGCTCCAGACGAGAATCGCATTGCCCGGGTTTTGGGTGTTTATGTACTACGTCAGCCCGTTCACATACTGGATCAGCGGAATCGTGTCGACTGTGCTGCACGAGAGGCCAGTCGAGTGCTCCGTGTCGGAGACCTTGATCTTTGACCCGCCCCAGGGAATGAACTGCGCGCAGTATCTCTCTCCCCTGGCCGGACAGGGTTCAGGCTCGCTTCAAAACCCCTTCGACACTGAAGGGTGCAGGTATTGCGGGTTTGGCGTTGCGGACCAATATCTCGCCGGGGTCGACATCTTTTGGGAGGACAGGTGGAGGAATTTTGGAATCATGTGGGCGTATATCGCGTTCAACATTGCGGTTGCCATTGGAGTTTATTACATCTTCAGGGTGAGAAAGATGACAAAGAAGTAA
- a CDS encoding hypothetical protein (EggNog:ENOG503PG5W), translating into MQLITFLSLAATATAAASSHLTKRCSPMYDPELALGYLPPAPCWQTFDPACQPQLKNPMTLIANYKMAVIHELSSSCVGEIEEELAREAAGRKNNNWTRTQGNLHLIGDGTLVISNMSDAAVARYAGLRYPGVGPGGPSGISTIAVPTATTI; encoded by the coding sequence ATGCAACTCATCACTTTCCTCTCCTTGGCCGCCACAGCCACGGCGGCTGCCAGCTCGCATCTCACCAAGAGATGCTCGCCAATGTACGACCCCGAACTGGCACTCGGATAcctccctcctgctccctGCTGGCAGACCTTTGACCCCGCCTGCCAGCCCCAGCTCAAGAATCCAATGACACTCATCGCCAATTACAAAATGGCCGTTATCCACGAGCTGAGCAGCAGTTGCGTTggcgagattgaggaggagctggctcGCGAAGCTGCTGGACgcaaaaacaacaactgGACCAGGACGCAGGGCAATCTCCACCTCATTGGAGATGGAACGCTCGTCATCTCCAACATGAGCGATGCTGCTGTGGCGAGATATGCCGGGCTGCGATATCCTGGTGTAGGCCCTGGCGGCCCCAGCGGCATCAGCACCATAGCTGTGCCAACAGCGACGACAATCTAG
- the dpp4 gene encoding Dipeptidyl peptidase 4 (COG:O; MEROPS:MER0004504; EggNog:ENOG503NUI5), with protein sequence MQRVAALVGAAAALLGAVSAIDPPRPPHQPVGGGSKLLTYNVTTGSPGALSVSTTGITWAQTDNDGDFITLASDGSLVFENVASGNKTTFLASSKIPADYWDYSISHDQTKVLWAVDYTKQYRHSYFANYLVQDVTTGQTQQLVPGSKGDIQYATWNPASSSQIAFVQGNNLFLWDNGTISQITTNGGPDLFNAVPDWVYEEEIFGTDHALWYSPDGEYIAYLSFNETGVDTFTIPYFMDNQKVAPAYPRELELRYPKVGTTNPTVAFHLLSVKDKKTTEIPVTAWAADDLIIGEVAWLTEEHDKVIYRAFNRVQDHEKLVVVDTTTKTSTLTRQRDGSDGWLDNNAAISFIGSITEQKGKGKGKAKGKGKGKGKDDEKEYYLDLSDESGWNHIYLFSVDGKDKIALTSGSWEVTGINKIDTSRGLIYYTSTERHSTERHIYSVSYITKKKTPLVDDKVSAVWSASFSTGGGYYILRYAGPNVPYQELYKIDSKTPLRVINNNDRLLNNLKEYKLPNITYHELDHPSGFKLNAMLRLPANFSPDKKYPVLLTPYGGPGAQQVNKGMQSFGWNAYIASDPELEYITFTVDNRGTGLKGRAFRSAVASNLGDLEAQDQIWAAKWLAKNPWVDASKIGIWGWSYGGYLTAKVVEIGDPIISLGIATAPVSDWRFYDTMYTERYMKTPALNAAGYNKSAVHNTDGFKKIAGGFLIQHGTGDDNVHFQNAAALADLLMGDRVSPEKLEVTWFTDSDHSIRYNSQGTFVYKQLSKKLFEEKKRTGTGGSHQWSKKGMGKKWVA encoded by the coding sequence ATGCAGCGCGTCGCAGCTCTCGTcggcgctgccgccgccctgTTGGGCGCCGTCTCAGCCATCGACCCACCTCgccccccccaccagcccGTCGGAGGCGGCTCCAAGCTGCTCACGTACAATGTCACCACGGGCAGCCCCGGCGCTCTCTCTGTGTCCACCACCGGAATCACCTGGGCCCAGACCGACAACGACGGCGACttcatcaccctcgcctccgACGGATCGCTTGTCTTTGAAAACGTCGCCAGCGGCAACAAGACCACATTCCTCGCCTCCAGCAAGATCCCCGCCGACTATTGGGACTACTCCATCTCCCACGACCAGACCAAGGTCTTGTGGGCTGTCGACTATACTAAGCAGTATCGTCACTCGTACTTTGCCAACTACCTGGTCCAGGATGTGACCACCGGGCAGACCCAGCAGCTCGTGCCTGGTTCCAAGGGTGATATCCAGTATGCTACCTGGAACCCTGCGTCGTCCTCCCAGATTGCCTTTGTCCAgggcaacaacctcttcctctgggACAATGGCACCATCAGccagatcaccaccaacggcgGCCCTGATCTTTTCAACGCTGTTCCCGACTGGGTCTACGAGGAGGAAATCTTTGGCACCGACCATGCGCTCTGGTATTCTCCCGACGGCGAGTATATTGCTTACCTGAGCTTCAACGAGACCGGAGTCGACACCTTCACGATCCCTTACTTTATGGACAACCAAAAGGTCGCCCCGGCCTATCCCCGTGAGCTGGAGCTGAGGTATCCCAAGGtcggcaccaccaaccccaccgtggccttccacctcttgagcgtcaaggacaagaagacGACCGAGATTCCTGTTACTGCGTGGGCAGCTGATGATTTGATTATTGGCGAGGTTGCTTGGTTGACCGAGGAGCACGACAAGGTCATCTACCGCGCTTTCAACCGTGTTCAGGACCACGAAAAGCTCGTGGTTGttgacaccaccaccaagacctccaccctcacccgccAGCGTGATGGATCCGACGGCTGGCTCGACAACAACGCGGCCATCAGCTTCATCGGCTCCATCACGGAGCAAAAGggcaaaggaaaaggcaaggcaaagggcaagggcaagggcaagggcaaagaCGACGAAAAGGAGTACTACCTTGACTTGTCGGACGAGTCGGGGTGGAACCACATCTACCTCTTCTCGGTGGACGGCAAGGACAAGATTGCTCTTACATCGGGCAGCTGGGAGGTTACCGGTATCAACAAGATCGACACCTCCAGAGGACTGATTTACTACACGTCCACAGAGCGCCACAGCACAGAGCGTCACATTTACTCGGTTTCCTacatcaccaagaagaagactccATTGGTCGACGACAAGGTTTCTGCCGTCTGGTCCGCTTCATTTTCCACCGGCGGTGGCTATTACATCCTGAGATATGCCGGCCCCAACGTCCCCTACCAAGAACTTTACAAGATCGACTCCAAGACCCCCCTCCgcgtcatcaacaacaatgaccgtctcctcaacaacctcaaggaGTACAAGCTTCCCAACATTACGTATCACGAACTTGACCACCCTTCCGGCTTCAAGCTCAACGCCATGCTCCGTCTCCCCGCCAACTTTTCTCCCGACAAGAAGTACCCCGTCTTGTTGACTCCCTATGGCGGCCCCGGTGCTCAGCAGGTCAACAAGGGAATGCAATCTTTTGGCTGGAACGCCTATATTGCTTCCGATCCCGAGCTCGAGTACATCACTTTTACTGTTGACAACCGTGGCACCGGTCTCAAGGGCCGCGCTTTCCGTTCCGCGGTTGCCTCCAACCTGGGTGATCTTGAGGCCCAGGACCAGATCTGGGCCGCCAAGTGGCTGGCCAAAAATCCGTGGGTTGATGCCTCCAAGATTGGTATCTGGGGCTGGTCGTATGGTGGGTATCTCACGGCTAAGGTGGTCGAAATTGGCGATCCCATCATCTCTCTGGGTATCGCCACCGCTCCCGTCTCGGACTGGCGCTTCTACGACACCATGTACACCGAGAGATATATGAAGACACCCGCGCTCAACGCTGCTGGATACAACAAGTCGGCGGTGCACAACACGGACGGCTTCAAGAAGATTGCCGGTGGCTTCCTGATTCAGCACGGAACCGGCGATGACAATGTTCACTTTCAGAACGCTGCCGCCCTCGCTGATCTGCTGATGGGAGACCGCGTCAGCCCAGAGAAGCTCGAGGTGACCTGGTTTACCGACTCTGACCACAGCATCCGCTACAACTCGCAAGGCACGTTTGTGTACAAGCAACTGAGCAAGAAGTTgtttgaggagaagaagagaaccGGCACCGGCGGCAGCCACCAGTGGAGCAAGAAGGGTATGGGCAAGAAATGGGTTGCCTGA
- a CDS encoding hypothetical protein (COG:C; EggNog:ENOG503NWYC): MSSSQLLVTTAACAARRSVITQLAPAAVRTFASVANVTPTTRNHKVVVVGGGSAGLTISHQLLRKGKFSQDDIAIVDPAEWHHYQPGWTLVGGGLKNKEQLRKPLKSLIDPKLRFYNTELSSFSPDSNTVTLDNGDKLTYEHLVVVPGIKVDFNSIKGLHDALSNPDSGVSSIYGYDTCDKADRTIKALKGGQAIFTQPMGIVKCAGAPQKIMWLALDHWKKSGLYDPANPSSSPIHITFATGLPVMFGVPKYSAVLEKLRKERGVEGLFAHDLVEINGNDAVFSHGENQKLTRKFDLMHVTPKMGAHAFVKSSPLANEAGFVDVDEETLRHKKWKNVWSAGDASSLPTSKTAAAITAQAPVLVKNVLRSMRGKEADEEYDGYTSCPLLTEYGKVLLAEFKYGGVPKETFGKALRIDQAVPRRAFYHLKKDFFPWVYYKYMVKGTWGGPKGWLRD; this comes from the coding sequence aTGTCCAGCAGTCAACTATTAGTCACCACAGCAGCCTGTGCTGCCCGCCGCTCAGTCATCACGCAACTGGCCCCGGCTGCCGTGCGCACTTTTGCGAGTGTCGCCAAtgtcacccccaccaccagaaaTCACAaggtcgtcgttgtcggcGGTGGTTCAGCTGGTCTGACCATCAGCCACCAGCTCCTGCGCAAGGGGAAATTCTCCCAAGACGACATTGCGATTGTCGACCCGGCAGAATGGCATCACTACCAGCCCGGATGGACCCTGGTGGGCGGCGGTCTCAAGAATAAGGAGCAGCTCAGGAAACCACTCAAGAGTTTGATCGATCCCAAGCTGCGATTCTACAATACAGAGTTGTCATCCTTCTCGCCAGATTCCAACACTGTCACTCTCGACAACGGTGACAAGCTCACCTATGAGCATCTCGTCGTGGTGCCCGGAATCAAGGTCGACTTCAACAGCATCAAGGGGCTTCATGAtgccctctccaacccagaTTCGGGCGTCTCCTCCATCTACGGCTACGACACGTGCGACAAGGCGGATCGCACCATCAAGGCTCTCAAGGGCGGCCAGGCCATTTTCACCCAGCCGATGGGTATTGTCAAGTGCGCCGGCGCTCCTCAAAAGATCATGTGGCTTGCCCTTGATCACTGGAAGAAATCCGGTCTTTACGACCCAGCAAACCCCTCGTCATCGCCCATCCACATCACATTCGCGACCGGTCTTCCCGTCATGTTTGGCGTTCCCAAGTACTCTGCCGTGCTGGAAAAGCTGcggaaagagagaggagtAGAGGGACTGTTTGCGCATGATCTGGTCGAAATCAACGGCAACGATGCCGTGTTTAGCCATGGCGAGAACCAGAAGCTCACCCGCAAGTTTGACCTGATGCACGTCACTCCCAAGATGGGCGCTCACGCCTTTGTCAAATCCAGTCCTCTTGCCAACGAGGCTGGGTTTGTCGATGTCGACGAAGAGACGCTCCGGCACAAAAAGTGGAAGAATGTGTGGAGTGCCGGAGATGCTTCCAGTTTGCCCACGTCCAAGACGGCCGCAGCCATCACGGCGCAAGCGCCGGTTCTGGTCAAGAATGTGCTGAGGTCAATGAGGGGCAAGGAGGCGGACGAGGAGTATGACGGCTACACATCGTGCCCGCTGTTGACAGAGTACGGCAAGGTGCTGCTGGCCGAGTTCAAGTACGGCGGCGTACCCAAGGAGACGTTTGGAAAGGCGCTGAGGATTGACCAGGCGGTGCCGAGACGGGCATTTTATCACTTGAAGAAGGACTTTTTTCCTTGGGTATACTACAAATATATGGTTAAAGGCACCTGGGGCGGTCCCAAGGGCTGGCTCAGAGATTAA